The genomic stretch AGTACGCCCGGATCGCGGGGTCAGCTCCCGACGACCTCTCGACCCAGGGCCTGCTCGTCGCCGCGCCGCCGCTCCCCTTCATCCCGGAGGAACTGGTCGGCAAACCGCTGGTCGTCGTCTCGCTGTGCTACAGCGGCGACCTGACGGAAGGCGAGCGGGTGGTTTCTCCCCTGCGGACCCTGGCCGAGCCGCTGCTGGACACGGTCGCGCCCATGCCCTACAGCGGGCTGCTGGAGATGCCGCCGTACGGGCAGGCGGGCGACCACGGCTTCCATCACGCGCTGCGGGCCGCCTTCCTCAAGGAGTTGCCCGAGGAGTTCTTCGGGGCGCTGACGGACTCCGCGCTGGGGGCGGGCCACCCCGGAATGCTGATCCAACTTCGGATGCTGGGGGGTGAGATGAGCCGCGTCCCCGCGTCCTCGGCGGCCTTCGCCCACCGGGACAAGGCGGCGATCCTGATGATCTCGCACATCACCCCGGTCGGGGCTCCCCCGGAGGTGGAGGCGTGGGGCCAGCGGGCGACGGAGGCGGTCTTCGCGGCGGTGCGGCCCTTGGCGTCGGGGACGTACGGCAACTTCCTCTCGGTCGGGGAGGAGGACCGGGTGCGCGAGGTCTTCCCCGGCTCCACCCACGCCCGCCTCGCCGCCCTCAAGGCCGAGTACGACCCGGAGAACGTCTTCGCCCGCAACGCCAACGTGAAGCCCGTGCGCGCGACCGCCGCCGTGACCCCGGCGTGAGGTGAACCCATGCCCGCGACCGCCGAGATTCCGGCAGAACACGCCTACCCGGAGGCCCTCGCGCTGCTCCAGGAGAAATGGGTGCTGTTCATCGTGGACGCGCTGCTTGCGGGCGCGGGCGGCTTCAACGACCTCGCCCGGCGCCTGGACGGACTGAACTCGGCCACCCTCGCCCAGCGCCTGAAACGGCTGGAGCAGGCGGGCCTGGTGACGCGGCGCGTTCACGGCCTCATGCCCCCGAGGACCAGCTACGAACTCACGCCCCGGGGGGCGGCGCTGCGCGGGGTGCTGGACGCCGTGCGCGACTGGGCCGGGGAACCCGGGCGGCCCGCACCCCGCCCTTCGCCCGCCCCTTTGCCGCCCGAGGAGGCACTCCCGTGCGGCACCTCACCGCCCGGCGGCGCGAGCGGCACCCTCAGGACCGCCGCCGAGATGCAGGTGGACCTTCGCGCCGGGCCGCCCGGAGCAGGGCGTATGGCGCATGGACGCATGGCCCACCCCGGATCAGGCCGCCCGAACGGTCAGCATGCGGACCCGCCCCCTCAGCGACTGGTCGAAGGTGAAGCGGCAGATCGAGGCCACCGGTCAGGACACCCGCCGGGAGAATTGCCCGCCGGTGGGTGATTGACCACGCCTTCAGCTAAGCGGCCACTTCCCCCCTCGGCGGTGGGAACACCGGGAAGGGCGCTGTGCCCACCGCACCCACGTTGCCGCGGAACCTCTCGCAGGGGCCGCAGGTCCCGCGCGGCGCCGCCGGAGTTCCCCGAGGCCCCCACATGCGGCGCCGAACCGGGCGCCCGGAAGGAGACACCGATGTCACGCAGGATGACCAACAAGACGCTGCCGGGAACGGTCCTGGCCCTCATGGCGCTCGGCCCCGCCTGGGCGGCCCCCGGCAAGCCTGCCCCGGGCAGCGTGCAGGGCCAGGTGCTCGACACGCGCGGTCAGCCGCTGGAGGGCGTGAAGGTCTGGATCAAGCCCGTCGTGACGACCGGCGTGGCCGAGACCCTGACCGACGAGCGGGGCCGCTACGAGGTGACCGGCCTGCCCCCCGTGGGCTACCGCGCCTATGCCTGGTTGCAGGTGCCCTTCAAGGGTCAACAGTTCTGTTACCGCCTCGCCCACCCCCGGGTCTCGGACTACAACGCCTTCAACCCGCGGGACGGGTTGATTCGCAACTTCGTCTGGAAGCTCTCGGGCCGCATCCCCGGCAACGAGGATTACAGCGACCTGGGCTACTTCGGCGGCTCCCTGCCCCTGATGCAGGGCTCCTCGCAGGGCCGCTTCCCCGCACAGCAGGACGAGATCGAGGTGCAGCTCGTCCCTGTGGGCCAGTTGATCGACGGCAGCGCGGGCAAGGCGCTGACGAGGACGGTCCCCGCGCGCGGCATGGTGCTGGACGTGCCCATCGGGACCTACCGGGTGCGGGCGACCTTCATCGGCGCGAACGGGCGGCGCGAGCCCCTCCGGGTATCCGGCTTCGACGGGGACTACGCAAACGAGGCGACGGTCAACTTCAAGGCCCACGGCGGCGGCTGCGCGGGCACGACCGGAGGCGCCCCGGGCCGCGCCTACGTCTACTGGCAGTTCCGGCGGGGGGCCCCGTCCCCGGCCCCTGCCGCGCCCAGCCCCGATTCGGTGCCCCCAGACGAACCCCTCATGTAAGGCCCTTCGCCCAGGAGAAGACCATGAAAGCATTGTCGCGCCTGCCGACCACCCTCGCCCTCGCGGCCCTCTCCATCGCCGCCGCCGCCCGTTCGCCCGCCAACCTCGAACCCTTCGGCAAGGAGCAGGTCTGCGTCGGGCGCGCCGAGGTCCTGCTGCGCGGCCAGCCCGACCAGGCCATGACCAAGGTGGCCCAGGACAAACTGAACGGTCTGGCCGCCGCCCTGGGGCTGGGCCAGGGCCAGAACTACACCACCTGCCCCGCCTGGCTGGCCTTCCGCGCCGAGGCGGGTGGCGATGGGGGCGGCAGGCTGGTGTATCACGCGACCCTCAGCCTGGTGACGCCGGGGCTCCAGACCAAGGCGTTGGAGAACCTGCGCAGCGAGAGCTTCGAGTACGGCGGCGGGTTCGAGTACGTGACCCTGTGGGACCGCACGCACGCCAGCATCGCCTTCGACGCCGGGAACCTGTCTTTCAGGCTCGGGGCCGAGGTCGTCTCGCAGATGGGCGACTTCTCCGCCGACTGGCAAAAGACCCACTAGCCTGCCCCGGCACCTTCACGCGCGCAGATGAGTTCATGGCCAGCCTCCGCGTTCCCCGCCCCCTGCTGGCCGGTCTCCTCGTGGCGCTGTGGTTGCCCGGCGCCCTCGACACGGCGGGGGCAGCCGCGGCGGCTCGTCCACGGCGGCCCGCTCGCCCTCCACCCGGGGGCCGTCCTCGCCGAGTTCGCGCGAGGGCTCGGTCAGCACGCCGGGCGGGATGGGCTGCGGCAGCCCGACTCGGCCAGCAGGGGGGCGGCGCCCTGCTGCACCACTTCCACCGGGCTTTGCGGAGTGGGTTGGGCCCGACCTGCCAACACCGGACCCCGTGGTGGCCCGGATTGAGTTTCGCGCCCGGGTGTGGAAAAGTCCGGGCACCTGTGGCCCCAGACAAGCGCCCCCCGACGACCCTGAGCGACGTGGCCCGGCGGGCGGGCGTCTCGCCCATGACCGTGTCGAACGTGATCAACGGCAAGGGGGGCGTGCGGCCCGACACCCGGCGGCGGGTCCTGGAGGCCATCGAGGCGACCGGCTACCGGGTCAACGCGGTGGCCCGGGCGCTGGCGGGGGGACAGAGCCGGGTGATCACGGTCTTCTCCCCGCAGCTCAACCGGCCCTACGCCGCCGAGGTGATTCAGGGCGCGGCCCTGGCGGCCGAGCGGCTGAACTACGACCTGATCGTGATGATGCTCAGCGAGCAGGGCCGCTCGGACGTGTCGGTGGTGACCCGCCTGGCCGCCGGGGCGCTGCTGATCCAGCCGTCAAGCGAGGGCCGCTGGCGGCGGGCGGACCTGCCCGCCCACGTCGTGAGCGTGGACGGCCCCGGGGAGAGGCCGCTCACGGTGGACAACTACGGCGGCGCCCGCCAGGCGGTGGGGCACCTGCTGGGGCTGGGCCACACCCGCATCGGCTTCATCAGCGGGCTGGAGTCGGGGGACCGCCAGCCCTTCCCCCACCCGCCGGGCCCGCACGACCGCGACGACGCCGATGAGCGGCTGCGCGGCTACCTGGACAGCATGGCGGCGGCGGGGCTGGAGGTCCCGGCGGGCTACGTGCAGCACGGCGACTATTCCAAGCCCAGCGGGGAGCGGGCGGCGGCGCGGCTGCTGGGCTTGCCGCAGCCCCCCAGCGCGATCTTCGTCTCCGGCGACGCGATGGCCCTGGGCGCCATGCACGTCGCCCAGGACCTCGGCGTGCGGGTGCCGGGGGACCTCTCGGTGGTGGGCTTCGACGACCTGCCCATCGCGGCGGCCTCGCGGCCCGGGCTGACCACGGTGCGCCAGCCCCTGCAACGGATCGGGGAGGTCGCCGTCCAGATGCTGGTGGCGCTGGCGGAGGGGCGCGATCCGGGGCTTCCACCCCCCTTTCCCACCGAGCTGGTCGAGCGGGAGTCGACCGCCCCCCCGCGCCCGGCCCGCTGAGGTCCACCCCGGGAGTTCCGCGCCGGGCGTCAGGCCCGGTCAGGCAGGCGCATATGGCGACGAGAAGGCTTTGCTGATGAAGCCAGGCCGGATGACGACCGGGGGCAGGCCCCAACCCCATCCTGTCCTGGGCAGCTCTGCGCCGTCCAGTCCGGGCGGTGCAGCAGGGTGGTGAGGTCGGGAGGGCGGAGGCGGCGCGGCGCGAGCAGGCGTTCTCGTACTCGCGGGGCGCCCTCCTGCTCGCCCGGGCGGAGCTCGCCCCCGACCGGGAGGCGCTGGGGCTGACGACCCGCGCCCTGGACCTCGCCCGGGCCCACGGGCACGCCGACCCCATCACCGCCGCGCCCTGCGCCCGCGCCGAGGTGCGGCTCGCACTCGGTGAGGTCGCCCCGGCCCACGAGGACAGCGCCGCCTCCG from Deinococcus aerius encodes the following:
- a CDS encoding FAD-binding oxidoreductase, whose translation is MTHPSPAALLELRLSLAGRALSSEQPEYEVRRPVWNAQVDAHPALIVQPQDAGDVARTLRFARGQRLPVAVRSGGHSPAGFGTVERGVVIDLSGMRGIEIDPDTRRVRLEPGLTWGEVARALEPHGLAITAGDVPTVGVGGLTQGGGIGWFVRKHGLNIDRLRAVELVTADGQFLRASATERPELFWGLRGGGANFGVVTAYEFEAHEGGTVLGGLVMYPVRDAAHARQLLSEYARIAGSAPDDLSTQGLLVAAPPLPFIPEELVGKPLVVVSLCYSGDLTEGERVVSPLRTLAEPLLDTVAPMPYSGLLEMPPYGQAGDHGFHHALRAAFLKELPEEFFGALTDSALGAGHPGMLIQLRMLGGEMSRVPASSAAFAHRDKAAILMISHITPVGAPPEVEAWGQRATEAVFAAVRPLASGTYGNFLSVGEEDRVREVFPGSTHARLAALKAEYDPENVFARNANVKPVRATAAVTPA
- a CDS encoding winged helix-turn-helix transcriptional regulator: MPATAEIPAEHAYPEALALLQEKWVLFIVDALLAGAGGFNDLARRLDGLNSATLAQRLKRLEQAGLVTRRVHGLMPPRTSYELTPRGAALRGVLDAVRDWAGEPGRPAPRPSPAPLPPEEALPCGTSPPGGASGTLRTAAEMQVDLRAGPPGAGRMAHGRMAHPGSGRPNGQHADPPPQRLVEGEAADRGHRSGHPPGELPAGG
- a CDS encoding carboxypeptidase-like regulatory domain-containing protein, with translation MSRRMTNKTLPGTVLALMALGPAWAAPGKPAPGSVQGQVLDTRGQPLEGVKVWIKPVVTTGVAETLTDERGRYEVTGLPPVGYRAYAWLQVPFKGQQFCYRLAHPRVSDYNAFNPRDGLIRNFVWKLSGRIPGNEDYSDLGYFGGSLPLMQGSSQGRFPAQQDEIEVQLVPVGQLIDGSAGKALTRTVPARGMVLDVPIGTYRVRATFIGANGRREPLRVSGFDGDYANEATVNFKAHGGGCAGTTGGAPGRAYVYWQFRRGAPSPAPAAPSPDSVPPDEPLM
- a CDS encoding LacI family DNA-binding transcriptional regulator, which produces MAPDKRPPTTLSDVARRAGVSPMTVSNVINGKGGVRPDTRRRVLEAIEATGYRVNAVARALAGGQSRVITVFSPQLNRPYAAEVIQGAALAAERLNYDLIVMMLSEQGRSDVSVVTRLAAGALLIQPSSEGRWRRADLPAHVVSVDGPGERPLTVDNYGGARQAVGHLLGLGHTRIGFISGLESGDRQPFPHPPGPHDRDDADERLRGYLDSMAAAGLEVPAGYVQHGDYSKPSGERAAARLLGLPQPPSAIFVSGDAMALGAMHVAQDLGVRVPGDLSVVGFDDLPIAAASRPGLTTVRQPLQRIGEVAVQMLVALAEGRDPGLPPPFPTELVERESTAPPRPAR